The region GCAGGCTGCAACTCGCCTGCATGAAGTCGGAATTGCTAGTAATCGCGGATCAGCATGCCGCGGTGAATACGTTCCCGGGTCTTGTACACACCGCCCGTCACACCACGAGAGTTTACAACACCCGAAGTCGGTGGGGTAACCCGCAAGGGAGCCAGCCGCCGAAGGTGGGGTAGATGATTGGGGTGAAGTCGTAACAAGGTAGCCGTATCGGAAGGTGCGGCTGGATCACCTCCTTTCTATGGAGAATCGTCACCTGCAACGGTGACATTCAAATCGGAAGCTTCGCTTCCAAACCAATCAGGTTTAGGCCTGTTACTCACTCGTTGGTCAGTTTTGAGAGTTTAAGCTCTCATCTTTACCTTTGATCCTTGAAAACTGGATACCGAAACGAATTTGCGTTTTAGAACATCTTTTAGCTGAAACTTGTGTAAGCAAGTGGAAATAGTTATTAGTTGCTACCGTGATTTTCCTTAGGGAAAACACATTGGTTAAGCTACTAAGAGCACACGGAGGATGCCTAGGCGCCAGGAGCCGACGAAGGACGTGGCGAACAACGAAACTGCCTCGGGGAGCTGTAAGCAAGCTTTGATCCGGGGGTGTCCGAATGGGGAAACCCAGCTGTGGTAATTCGCAGTTACTCGTATCTGAATACATAGGATACGCAGAGGCAGACCAGGGGAACTGAAACATCTAAGTACCCTGAGGAAGAGAAAACAATAGTGATTCCGTCAGTAGCGGCGAGCGAACGCGGAACAGCCTAAACCAAGAGGCTTGCCTCTTGGGGTTGTGGGACGTCTCACATGGAGTTACAAAGGAATATGGTAGGCGAAGAGGTCTGGAAAGGCCCGCGATAGAGGTAAAAGCCCTGTAGCCGAAATGGTATTCTCTCCGAGACGGATCCCGAGTAGTGCGGGGCACGTGAAACCCCGTATGAATCCAGCAGGACCATCTGCTAAGGCTAAATACTACCTGGCGACCGATAGTGAAACAGTACCGTGAGGGAAAGGTGAAAAGCACCCCGGAAGGGGAGTGAAATAGAACCTGAAACCGTGTGCTTACAAAAAGTCAGAGCCCTTTCTATGGGTGATGGCGTGCCTTTTGTAGAATGAACCGGCGAGTTACGTTTAACATGCAAGGTTAAGGTGAGAAGCCGGAGCCGCAGCGAAAGCGAGTCTGAATAGGGCGATTTAGTATGTGGACGTAGACCCGAAACCGTGTGATCTACCCCTGTCCAGGGTGAAGGTGCGGTAACACGCACTGGAGGCCCGAACCCACGCATGTTGAAAAATGCGGGGATGAGGTGGGGGTAGCGGAGAAATTCCAATCGAACTCGGAGATAGCTGGTTCTCCCCGAAATAGCTTTAGGGCTAGCCTCGGTGAATGGAGTGGTGGAGGTAGAGCACTGATTGGGTGCGGGGCCCGCAAGGGTTACCAAGCTCAGTCAAACTCCGAATGCCATTTACTTCTTGCCGGGAGTCAGACAGTGAGTGCTAAGATCCATTGTCAAAAGGGAAACAGCCCAGACCATCAGCTAAGGTCCCCAAGTGTGTGTTAAGTGGGAAAGGATGTGGAGTTGCACAGACAACCAGGATGTTGGCTTAGAAGCAGCCACCATTGAAAGAGTGCGTAATAGCTCACTGGTCGAGTGACTCTGCGCCGAAAATGTAACGGGGCTAAACACACCACCGAAGCTATGGCTAGATACTTTGTATCTGGGGTAGGGGAGCGTTGTATATACGTTGAAGGTGTACCGTAAGGAGCGCTGGAGAGTATACAAGTGAGAATGCCGGTATGAGTAACGAAAAGATCAGTGAGAATCTGATCCGCCGAAAGCCCAAGGTTTCCTGAGGAAGGCTCGTCCGCTCAGGGTAAGTCGGGACCTAAGGCGAGGCCGAAAGGCGTAGTCGAAGGACAACAGTTTGAAATTACTGTACCACCGTAATCCGCTATGAGCGATGGGGTGACGCAGGAGGGTAGTGACGCGGACTGATGGATGTCCGTCTAAGCAGTGAGGCTGGTGTGTAGGCAAATCCGCACACCGTAAGGCTGGGCTGTGATGGGGAGCGAAAATTACAGTAGCGAAGGTCATGATCTCACACTGCCAAGAAAAGCCTCTAGTCAGGAGAAGGTGCCCGTACCGCAAACCGACACAGGTAGGCGAGAAGAGAATTCTAAGGCGCGCGGAAGAACTCTCGTTAAGGAACTCGGCAAAATGACCCCGTAACTTCGGGAGAAGGGGTGCCTCGGTAGGGTGAATAGCCCGAGGGGGCCGCAGTGAAAAGGCCCAAGCGACTGTTTAGCAAAAACACAGGTCTGTGCGAAGCCGTAAGGCGAAGTATACGGGCTGACGCCTGCCCGGTGCTGGAAGGTTAAGGGGAGCGGTTAGGAGCAATCCGAAGCTGTGAACCGAAGCCCCAGTAAACGGCGGCCGTAACTATAACGGTCCTAAGGTAGCGAAATTCCTTGTCAGGTAAATTCTGACCCGCACGAATGGCGTAACGACTTGGGCGCTGTCTCAACGAGAGATCCGGTGAAATTTTAATACCTGTGAAGATGCAGGTTACCCGCGACAAGACGGAAAGACCCCATGGAGCTTTACTGCAGCTTGATATTGAATTTGGGTACGATCTGTACAGGATAGGTGGGAGCCGTGGAGGCAGGAGCGCAAGCTTCTGCGGAGGCGCCGTTGGGATACCACCCTGATCGTATCTAGGTTCTAACCTAGTGCCCTTATCGGGTACGGGGACCGTGTCAGGCGGGCAGTTTGACTGGGGCGGTCGCCTCCTAAAGAGTAACGGAGGCGTTCAAAGGTTCCCTCAGAATGGTTGGAAATCATTCGCAGAGTGCAAAGGCATAAGGGAGCTTGACTGCGAGACCTACAAGTCGAGCAGGGACGAAAGTCGGACTTAGTGATCCGGTGGTACCGCATGGAAGGGCCATCGCTCAACGGATAAAAGCTACCCTGGGGATAACAGGCTTATCTCCCCCAAGAGTCCACATCGACGGGGAGGTTTGGCACCTCGATGTCGGCTCATCGCATCCTGGGGCTGAAGTAGGTCCCAAGGGTTGGGCTGTTCGCCCATTAAAGCGGTACGCGAGCTGGGTTCAGAACGTCGTGAGACAGTTCGGTCCCTATCTGTCGTGGGCGCAGGAAATTTGAGAGGAGCTGTCCTTAGTACGAGAGGACCGGGATGGACGTACCGCTGGTGCATCAGTTGTTCCGCCAGGAGCATGGCTGAGTAGCTACGTACGGACGGGATAAGCGCTGAAAGCATCTAAGCGTGAAGCCCCCCTCAAGATGAGATTTCCCAGTATGTAAGACCCCTTGAAGACGACGAGGTAGATAGGTTGGAGGTGGAAGTGCAGCAATGCATGGAGCTGACCAATACTAATCGGTCGAGGGCTTATCCAAAAGCTACCCCAAAAAGTGAAGAAGAGGCTGACGAAGCCGATTCCGAATACTTTCCGGGGGCCCCGTAAGAAGGGCAAACACAAATTCGTTTCGGATTCAGTTTTCAGGAATCAATTCCTGAAGCATTTACGCTGTAAATGCCCGTTTGGTGGCGATAGCGGAGGGGTTCCACACGTACCCATCCCGAACACGACCGTTAAGCCCTCCAGCGCCGATGGTACTTGGACCGAAGGGTCCTGGGAGAGTAGGACGTTGCCAAGCACACATGAGCCATTGTCGAATTGTCGACAATGGCTTTTTGGTATACCCGCATATATAAAAAGCGGGAAGGGGCAAGGAATTTTAATATAAAAACGCTTACAAACGAGTGACATTTTTGTTACCGACGAGGCGATGGTTCCAAGTATAATGGAAAAGTGCAATAAATAAGCAAAAGCCTTAATACGAATGAACTACGTATAAATTCTATCTTGGAATTTTCTTGCGTCTTTAGATGCATGGTAGAGGTAAGGAGGATTTAAGGTATGAAGCGAACCCAACCTTTGTGGATATTAGTTATTCTTTGTATAGTCGGAGCAATGCTGGTGGGTTGCAGCACGAAGGAGCCGGCATGGGAGACTTTTAACGGTGCACTTAATGAGGAAGACTTCCCCGTTCCCAAAGAGGCAAGCTCACCCGACAGAACAACTACAAACGTAGCCATGGACTATGTACGGTACTCCCTCCCGGGGATGAAGGAGAAGAACGGTGTGCCGGATCCTTATCTTGCAGCCATTAAGGCGTGGGGCTGGGAAGAGCAGGAACAGAAAGCAGACGATTCAGGGAGTTCACGTGTTTTTCAGAAAGAAGGACTTATTGTACACCTGACCGTGTATGACGACTATTTCATCGTGATGATTCCGAAGGAAAAGAAGGTCACCACTAAAGGCTTGAAGAACAGATAAAAAATCGCCGTCCGGTTATGGATGGCGATTTTTTGCGTGCATGCTGGGCCGCTTAAATACAGCGCTATGTATATCTGGTTGGATTACTGGGCGTAATAGGAGGCGTCTCCCGCACCAAACTTGAGCATCCCGTCTTTGGCTACACTTCTTAACCGCAGCAGCGCATACAGACGGGGGAGCAGCAGCCACAGGTGGCATACCGCCAGCGAAGCCGTGAAGGCGGGCGGAGCCCAGACGATGAAGAGTGCAGCTATACAGAGACCGATCCAGAGATTATGCAGCTGTACCGTGCGGAAGATGCCGTAATTGATATATTGATCAGGCATGTAACCGGGCCAGGGCAGGCGCAGGGACAATCTCCAGCGCTTGGCGATAGGGTGTCCGCTAATCACCAATACAGAGCGTGAGATGACATACTGAATCCACAGCATGACAGGTCCGGCTATAATCATGAACAGGATACTCAGCCAGGAGAGAAAGACACTTTCGAGTACAAGACATATAAACGGTAGGGTGATATAGACCCGCAGCAGGAAGGCTGTAATAGTAATTTTTTTGATAAGCTTGTATTGATAGAATGTAGCGGCACCTTTGGTGTTTGGTTCCATACCTGGAATTCGGACCTCCTCGCAAGTTCTCTTGTTATTATTATCGGCCTGCTCCTGCGTTTTATTAAACAACGGGTTCAGATTCACCGAATGGGTAGCAGGCGAATATATATATTTCAGGCTATGAAGGATTAGGAAAAAACTATGAAAAGGTTTAAAATGATAGAAGGTGTACCATACTGTTCTTAAAAGAGTCAAGGTGGGATGAAAATGGAACAGCAAACCGGGCAGGCCTGCATTATCTGCGGGCAGGAAAAGGAAGAAGGCATTGTGATTGTCTCGCATTTCATCTGTGAGGACTGTGAGAGTGAGATGGTGCGTACGGAGGCTGAGGATGTGAAGTACAACTTTTTCATTAGCCGGATGAAGAAGATCAATCTGCGTATGCATGCTTAATGAACGAATTGCAGTACCTGTAACAAGCAACATATAAAGAGCGGGCGGTGAATCTGTGTCGCGTTGGCTGCAAATACAAAGTTCCTCTTAACGGCTTCTCCGCCCTGACCGGGTGAGAGAGGCCGTTTTATTGCCTGTGCGGTCCTTTACGGAAGTGATAGGCGTTTGGGTGTATTTACGTTAAAATAGATGGTAACCCCCAGGGGAGGAAGAATCTATGGACAAGCTACAGCCTGGCAGGGCACCTGTATACGAAATGCTGGAAAAATATAGACTTAAGGGTAATATATCTTATCATGTGCCGGGTCACAAGAACGGGGAGGCTTACCGGAGTACTGTCAGTGCAGAGAGTGCGGGGTATCTCACGGAAGTGATGCGTTACGATGTGACGGAAATTACCGGAACGGATGACCTTCATCATCCGGAAGGGGTAATAAGAGAAGCGCAGGAGCTGGCCGCAGACTGTTATGGAGCGGAGGAGAGCTATATGTTGGTAGGCGGCAGCACCGCGGGTAATCTGGCACTGATCCTGACGGTCTGTGCTGAGCCCGGAAGGCTGCTTCTTTTGCAGCGCAACGTCCACAAGTCCGTTATTCATGGACTGATGCTGGCAGGAGCGCGTGCAGTCTTCCTGGAGCCGGAGATTGATCCGGGCAGCGGACTCGCCGTGGCTCCGTCTGCTGAGACGGTGCAGGCGGCGCTGAATGCCTATCCGGAGGCAGCCGGCGTTCTGGTCACTATGCCGAACTACTACGGCATGGGCATTGACCTTGCGCCCCTCGCGCAGGCCTGTCACGCCAGCGGCGTGCCGCTGCTGGTGGATGAGGCGCACGGGGCGCATTACGGGCAGCACCCGGCGCTTCCGGCCGGGGCACTTGCGGGGGGCGCGGACGGCGTGGTGCAGTCCACGCATAAGATGCTGACGGCGCTGACAATGGGCGCCATGCTGCATGTGCAAGGGCCATGGCTTGACCGCGCGCTGCTGCGGCAGCGCCTGGCCATGGTGCAGAGCTCCAGCCCATCGTACCCCGTGATGGCTTCGCTCGATCTGGCCCGGCGCCTGCTGCACAGCCAGGGCGCCGGTGCCTTCACGGCGGGGCTCGCCGCCGTGGATGTCCTGCGGCGCGGCCTGGCGGCGCTGCCGCGCTTCGGGCTGCTGCAGCCGGCTTCGCTGCAGCAGCCTGTCTGCGGCGGGGCCAGCGCCGCAGGAGTGAGTACGCCGCCGCTGCGCGGGGCGGCGTACGTGACCCAGGACCCCTTTAAGGCGGTCATATATGACGCCGCAGGGGTCCTGGGGGGCTTCGAGCTGCAGCGCAGGCTCGAAGAGAGGGGAATCGTGCCGGAGATGAGCGACGACCGGCACGTGGTACTGGCCTTCAGCCTCGGCTCGAAGGCTGAAGAGGCAGCTGCGCTGCTGACAGCGCTGCAGGACATTGCGGCGCAGACTACCTTGGCAGCGCCGCAGACAGGCGGGAC is a window of Paenibacillus sp. FSL H3-0469 DNA encoding:
- a CDS encoding aminotransferase class I/II-fold pyridoxal phosphate-dependent enzyme → MDKLQPGRAPVYEMLEKYRLKGNISYHVPGHKNGEAYRSTVSAESAGYLTEVMRYDVTEITGTDDLHHPEGVIREAQELAADCYGAEESYMLVGGSTAGNLALILTVCAEPGRLLLLQRNVHKSVIHGLMLAGARAVFLEPEIDPGSGLAVAPSAETVQAALNAYPEAAGVLVTMPNYYGMGIDLAPLAQACHASGVPLLVDEAHGAHYGQHPALPAGALAGGADGVVQSTHKMLTALTMGAMLHVQGPWLDRALLRQRLAMVQSSSPSYPVMASLDLARRLLHSQGAGAFTAGLAAVDVLRRGLAALPRFGLLQPASLQQPVCGGASAAGVSTPPLRGAAYVTQDPFKAVIYDAAGVLGGFELQRRLEERGIVPEMSDDRHVVLAFSLGSKAEEAAALLTALQDIAAQTTLAAPQTGGTAAHSDREPTAGRGQSTYTDTAAPAPQGGESFSSTRTAAQSASYNSRGGDSTFSANISTWNNFDIPAVSAPVAFSTRPVAAGETESIELEASEGRIAAEMVIPYPPGIPLLYPGECITASVCDRLIRLRTGGAKFQACADPALQHIKVYNIQKGGEV
- a CDS encoding sigma factor G inhibitor Gin, with amino-acid sequence MEQQTGQACIICGQEKEEGIVIVSHFICEDCESEMVRTEAEDVKYNFFISRMKKINLRMHA